A stretch of DNA from Phycisphaerae bacterium:
GCCTGCGACGGGCGGAACCTGCGGTTCCATTGCTGAAGGACAATTCGCGTCTTCTCGAATCCCGCATCGAACATGGCTGACCCGATTGCTCGGACGCCGGCCGGGACCATCCGCGTGTCCGCATAGGTGAAGGGAAGCATACGAGTGCGATGGTCGAACGCGCAGGCGATCACACTGGTGAGGTCATGCCGGTGCGCCAAGGGGCGCAGGCGCTGGCGAAGGGCGAGGAGCTTACCGGGTTGCAGCAGCTCGTCGCCTCGATCACGGCGGGGAAGTTCCAAAAAAAATGCTCCGTCATTCTCTCGCCAAATGCAGGAAGGGCAGACTTGGCACGTAGAAAACGACCCTGTTTTCTATCGAACGAATCTCGGCCCGGAGCATACTAATAGCAAACATCTTCGAATGGAATCACCTGCGTCAGATTTCTTTTGCCCGGTTATCTTGCTTTTGGGCCAGTTCAAGGGGTGATTCAGGTCACGCTGAAGGCGGGTGGTGATCGTAACTCGCTATCTCAACGCTCGGAAATCGCCGCCCTGTCGGCACCGTTGAACTTCCAAAACGACGACAGCAGGACCTGCGGATGGGTGATGACCCGCACTCACGACATGCCTGCGCGCCATGGGAAACGGCCGTCACTTTGAGTGGTTAACGGCTTAATAGAGAATTATTGCGACGAGTAAACGAATTGACGAACATGCCTTCTTGACCTCGTCCCGGCGTTTTACTTGCGGTTTTGCTGGCGGCGCGGAGTATCCGAATGCGCTCCGCCGGTTTTAGGCCTGGACTCTTCCCGGATGCTTCCTTATAGTCTGCTCGGTTGGTCCGACGACCGAGCTTCCAGGCTCCGTGACAAGTCCTACGGCTTCTCGCCCCTGTTATTCTCTTTCGCCCCTCCTGCCATTTGGTCCAAATTTCGGACTCTTTCACTTTGACCCTGAAAGCAAAGGCGCGGGTCGTTCGGCACACATCGTTATGAAAGAAAAACATGGGCAAGAAATTGTACGTCGGAAATCTGAGCGTCGGCGTGACGGACTCGGACCTCCAGCAATTGTTCTCAACGCACGGGACTATTGTCAGCGTAAGAGTCGTCATGGACCGTGACACGAACCAGAGCAAAGGCTTTGGTTTCGTGGAATTTACTACCGAAGACGAGGCCCAGACGGCCATTACCGCCCTGAACGGCAAGGAGCACAGCGGGAAA
This window harbors:
- a CDS encoding RNA-binding protein, which codes for MGKKLYVGNLSVGVTDSDLQQLFSTHGTIVSVRVVMDRDTNQSKGFGFVEFTTEDEAQTAITALNGKEHSGKALKVNEAKPKSPRTAPAGASAMAGIANSPW